The following is a genomic window from Parabacteroides johnsonii DSM 18315.
ATTGTATAGGATAAGTCGTTTACTTCCGCATAGTACATTGGTGGTTTACGTTTGAATCCCTCATTATAGAATTTTCTGTGCCGTAAGTTACCTTTTGCATCATGATATGGCACTATAATGTCATTTCCAACCTTGTATTTGTCAATGATTTTGCTTACAGTGCTGTTGGTCTTTGCTGCAATGGTATGGTACATACTGTACTCCATGATGTATCCAAACTTTGAGAGTGCATAAGCCACGTTATTAGCAATGCGGTAATAGTTATAGAACCCTCTGATTTCAGAGTTATATGCCGCCACTATGTCCTCGATTTTCTTCTTCATGAGATTGCCTCTGAACTTTGCAAACCAAACTTGTCGGCCATTTTCTACCTTGTATCTGATGGCACTGTATTCTTCCAGTTTGTTCCGCACCGTTTCTATGGCGACCTTTAAGACTATCTTACCGTTGTAATAGCGGGCTGGCACATTGTTCTTGTTTCGCTTGACTGCATCAGATTTACGGACAGAAACATCGAAGCCAAGAAATTTCGCTGGCTTTTGTGCGTTTGTTATCAATGTCTTTTCCTGCGACAGTTCCAACTTGAGGTTTTCTTCCATATACTTGGTAATGTCCGACTTGATTTTAACGCAGTCAGCCTTGCTTCCGATAACACCTATGAGGAAATCATCTGCGTATCTTACATATCTAAGCCTTCTGTATGTTTCATCCATACTGTCTCTGCTCTCAATCTTTTGCCTTTCACGTCTCAGTTTCTCATACTCATCCATAAGCTGTAGTCTGGCATCTGCATCCTGTATGTTCTTGATGCTTTTAAGGATGCCTTGCATTTTACCGCTGAACTGCTTGTATTCTTTGGTGATGTGTCTTTCTTTTCCCTTGTTGAAGCGTAGGGCGTATTCTTCCATATACTTGTCAAAATTGTCAAGATAAATGTTGGCCAGTATAGGACTGATGTTGCCGCCTTGTGGGGTTCCCTTGTTTGTATTATGAAACCTCCAGTCTTCAATATATCCCGCATTCAACAACTTGCGGATGAGCCTTAGAAATCTATCATCGGCAATCCGTTTCCGCAAAGTTGCAATCAATACATTGTGGTCTATGTTGTCAAAGAATCCTTTAATGTCTCCTTCCACAAACCATTTTGTACCTGTGAATGTCTTTTGGATATGGGTCAGTGCGGTATGGCAGCTTCTGTTTGGCCTGAATCCATGTGAGGTGTTTGCAAACACCTCTTCATAGATGGCTTCAAGAATCATGCACACCACCTCCTGTACAAGTTTGTCCTCAAAGGAAGGAATCCCAAGCGGTCTTTTCTTACCGTTCTTCTTGGGTATGTATATCCTTTTTGCCGGATTAGGCTTGTAAGACTCATCCCTCAAAGATGCAATGACCTTGTTTATTCTTTGAAGGCTCATCTGGTTAATGGTTTTCCCATCCGTACCGGGTGTCATGTTGCCGGGTTTGGCGTAAATACGCTGGTAGGCAACATGAAACATCTCCTCATTGAATAAGATACGGTACAGCCTTTCGAACTTGTAATCCGAAACTTTACCATGCTTTTTTAAAGCTTTTAATACTTGCTCTGGACTTCTCATAATGTCTCGCACATTTTCCATTGTTTGTATTAAGTTATCTAACTGCTCCCCTTCGCCATGTACAAGGCTTTCCCTTGCTCGGACTACTACGGAAGCTCCGTTCCCATGTCAGATATTCAGAGCCTTATGCCCATAGCCTTACGGCATTCTGATTTAGGGAATCCCCATTTGCTTTCACAATAACTGTTTGGCTCGGCAGACTGTCGGATGCGACTTACGTTCCTATTCCGCTTATTGCGGTTGCTCTGAAGCCAGTTCTTGCCCCGCTGCAATTTCGGTTTACATGGGGTGCTTCAGCCCGACGTGAATCAAATACCTTTCGTCGGGGCTGGCACGTGTGCCGCAGAACTATCGTTCAACCAATCAGGCTTCATCCTTGTGTCTGCCTTTTCCTCTTGCCATGCAGTCGCAGCTTGGTATTTAGCTGACTAATGGCTTTACCGACATGCTACTGTCACCTTTGGATTTCTCCTCCAGCTAAGTCGTTGAGGATAGGTCTGTTGAACTCTAACCTAATCTCTTGCCATAGAGATATTTATTGTGTAGCCTATATGGGCGCATCAAAATCAAACCAGACATTCCGCTGCGTATCCACCTTGAAGGATGCGGTTCTCTCATTTCTGAAAGGGGATCTGAACCAGACATCATTTCCTTTACGGGATACAGGCATATGCCCCAGATTTTCAAGAAAACCGACAATGGAAATCTGTCTAATCTGTTCCAGTTCCATAACCCGCTAATTTATCATAAAACGGATGCCGATTCCATATTGGGTATGGCAATGTCCGAGACTTCCGCCCCACAGGAAACGCTCACGCAAGGAAGCCGTCAATGCCACACGGTCGGCAAGGTACAGTTCCATCTCCAGCGTCAGGGCACAGCCGTACACAAAGGCATCGCCGTTTTTCAGAGTGGCCCCGTCATAGAGTTTTTTATCGGACCAGTTTACCGTCTCATATCCGGCCAAAGCCGATCCTCCCAGATTGAGGAAGAACACTTTTCCTGCATCGGAAAGGAAATTCAGGTAATATCCGCCTTCTGCCGTAAACTGCGCCGAAGGGATGGTCACATGACGGTAACCGTGCTTCATGTGCAGGTATTCCGCTCCATATACCCATTTGTTCCCGCTTTTGGCATAGCTTGAAAGTGTCATTCCCATATAGTATCCGTTATCGGAAGCCATACCTCCACGCATTTCCACACCCTGCATCCTTGGCAGAATCCGCTGGGCGTCTGCCTGCCCTACGGAAAGGACAAGCAGCAATGCCAGCATATACAATACTTTCGTTCTCATCGTACCTTCAGTTCATTGATGGTTTCAGCACGCACCAGGTCTTCGTTGACCACCTCAAAACTCTGGTGACGGCCGCCCTGTTTCTCATACATCTCCACAACCAGTTTCTTGTCGTCCGGTATCGTAAACTTGGGAAGGGCGAATACCGTGCATTCCGAATCCCTGCCGTTTACACGTGTCACATAATTATAGGCACGCAGCGGATAAATCACCTGCTCCTGCATGGCCGTACGCTTCATCACCTTTTTGTCCACCACCTTGAACGTAATGAAATCCACGTCAAAGGGCACATTCGAGGAGTTCTTTACCTGGGTATGGAAATAAAGCAGGTCATTATGGGTGTATACCCCTTTGAGCAGATACTGGATACCGAAACGCTTACAGCCGATATGACGGATACGGCGCTTGTCATTCTCATACACGGATTTCATGATAAGACGTACCAGACGGGGTGACTCGTTATCCAGCTCGGTCAGATAGATTTCCATGGCATTGTTGGGACGGTTCACCGATTCTCCGTCATGGATGAAATCACACATCTCCACATTCAGCAGTAACGGCTCATCGGCATACTTCACGTTGAAGGTATAGAAGTTCCCGTCTTCGGTTATTACAGACATATTGGTCTCCTCCCTGAAATTGCGTGTCGTGGCCTTTACTCGGATTACATTCTCGGCACCGTCGGCCTTGCCGGCTATCAGGTTTGTAGAACCAAGATCCACATACTTGACCGGAGCCGGGAAAATGACATGTACAGTCTTGTCATACGTTATTTCCAGTCCGTGCGGCGGAATCATCTGGCTGAAACCGATCTTGCGGGTCAGCCCCTCATAATAATCACCGCTACTCTGCTGCGCCCAAGCAGCCGATACGCCCAGTAAAAGGGCAAACATCATCAGAATCTTCTTCATGTGCTTTTGTTTAATGGTTGTCTTTTCTTTCATAGTTTTCCTGTATTTCATTTCTCCGGTGAATGGAGCAGTACCCGGTGTCCGGCCTTCAAAGTTATCTTTACCGTACGCATCCGTTTGGATATGTACTGGGAAACACCCTGTATTACACCTTTTCCCAGATCGGAGGCAATCTGCGCTCCGGCATCGGTGGAAATGTTGATGCTGCTGTTCATCGAGGTTCCCATATTGGCGGCAATCTCTCTGGCAGCGTCATATTCCAGTGAACCCGGCACCAGGATTCCCTGCTGTCCGTCCAGATCATAGACTTCCAGCTCCACCGGCAGGATAGTTCCCTTGTATTCCACGGCATTGACCATGATTTCCAGCCGTTCACCCCGTATGCGTGTGCCACCTACCAGTACGGTCCCTTTCGGTATGAAACGTCCGGCAACAGACATGGGCTCGGTAAGCCGCAGGCGCAAGGCCTGTCCGTCGGATACGGTCTGCGTACCGTGTACACAGGCAGCAATGGTATTGCCTTCCGTTACTGTCTTCCGGCCGACAGCCGTATTGAAACCGGCATTGCGTTCTCCCGAAAAGGCGGATATGAACTCTTCGTCGCTCATAGGTCTGGAAAGCGAGGATACCACCTCATTGTGAACCTGTTTCACCGGTATGGCTTTTTTGTCCTCCGCTTTTCTGACAGGAGAAGGAGTCTCAACTGCCTGACGGTTATTGTATTTGGCGGCCAGTTCGTAGGATTTTTCCATCAGGGCCATCTTTTCCTCCATGCCTGACAGTGGCTCCTGTTTCTGCTGCTGTTGCTGCATACGCTCCAGTTCCTCAATCCTTTCCAGAAGCCTTTCCTTTTCCGGATCGGTCCGCGGTTCATAGATGCTTCCCAGCGTACGGTTCATCTCACGGTAGGCTCCGGCCGAGGAACTGACCGGTCCGGCATTGCCTTTTTCTGTTTCCGTTTCCGTGTTTGTTTGCCTCTCCGGTGGAATGTTATCGGGAAGACGGACACTGTCTTTCCGTTCCTCTTTGGCAAACATGGACTCCGCAGCTTCAAAGAATGTCTTCCTTTTCCTGCTTTCCTGTTCCATCAGAGCCTTTTCATAGGCATCCTTCTTGTTTCCTTCCAGGCGGATGTCCTCGGGAGAAGGGATTTCCGTATTGAATCCCTGTCCTTTATCCTGCCGCTCCCGTTCCTGCCCGGAAGGTGAGAATATCAGATAGAAACTTCCCAGACACAGCAGGAACATCAGAGGATACACAACAAATCTGGCGCGTTTGCGTTTCTGTTCCTCACTCAGCGGCTTCCTGTCCTTTGAGGACCGGAGCCTGAACGGTTTCATCAGCCGTTCCATTACTTTCTTGACTTTTTCTTTCTCCATTTCTTACAATAGATTGAATGAACTCCATACGGAGTGAATCCTTTTCCATAAATTCCATTCCGGACTCCTGGTTCTTACTGCCTATAAACGGTCTGCATGCCGTATAGACACATGCGGCGGCAAACGGGACAAACAGTATCCAGAGAACGGCCTTGCGCTGTTTAACGGTAAGTCTGTGGCAGAACCTCCTGAGTTGAAGGTCCGCCTGTCTCGTCAGGTTCCTTTTCATCGCTCTACGCTCCTTATGTCCTTGTTTTCCAGTATGGTCAGATGTTCGATGATAAAGCCGTTGGGGTTGTCATCGGAACGGGACGTATTCTGAAGCTGGCAGTCAGTCACCAGCGAACGTTCCGTCACATTACTCTCACGGATAATCATCTGGCGGGCATACGTCCTGGCCCTGTAGGGGTAGCCGGAAAAGTCGCAGACCACGCTGTCCACCCGTACCACCTGGTTGATGTTGCCGGAAATGAGACGGTTGTAATATCCTTTCTCGGCAAAATCCACATAGTAATGATAGGCGCTTTTGTCCGCCAGCTGCAAGGCACGGTTGATATTGTGCTCAATGGCATCCTTCTGTGGCGACAGCCCGAAAAAGAGCTCATGGAACCTTCTTACATGCTCCCTGGCTTCAGCCGGACGGTTCTGTGAAAGATCCTGCGAAAGGGCAAGCATCAGTGACTTGCCGCCATCGAGTACATAAATTTTCTCACGCTGTTTCTCCGCAAAGCGGTATGAGTTCCACAGGGCAAAGACGGTCACAAGCGTGCAGCATCCGACAAAGACCGCAAGCATCAGGCGTATCCGTCTGAAACTGCTTTCAATATTGGTCAGTGATTTGAATTCCATCTGTTTTCATGATTTTTATGTTCCTGTTCTGTTTATTTTCCACGCAGACGCCCTCCGATATTTCCCAGTCCGGAACCTGCTACACCGGCTGCAAATCCTCCGGCCTTGGTCGCGGTACGGTTGATGTTGCGGTTATAGTTTCCGCCACCGCCTGCCTGCACAATCCATCCGGCCACGGTCGGCACGGTAAAATATCCGATGAGACCTATCAGCATGAAGATCACATATACCGAATTGGAGTTGTCCAGCGAATAGTTCGGATTGTTCTGGAGCTCCAGGATGTCGCTCTGCAGCATAAGTACCTGAATCTTGGCCAGCATACAGCTGAAAAGGTCACTCACGGGAAGCCACAGATAGACGGAAATGTAACGTGTGAACCACTGGCTGAGCGTGGACTGGAAACCGTCCCACACACTGAAGGCAAAGGCAATGGGACCAAGGATGGACAATACAACCAGAAAAAAGGTCCTTACCGTATCTATAAGCAGGGATGCCGCGGCAAAAAGCAGTTCCAGCAGACTGCGGAAGGCGTCACGGATATTCTTTTCCAGATTGTACATGCCCACTTCCATATACATGCCCATGCGGGTTGCCATGGCATCGGGCGACCATCCGAGCTCGTCCAGCTGACGGTCAAACTCCTCATCGCTGACCAGATAGGCCGTTTCCGGATTGCGGAGCATGGCTTCACGTTCCAGCCTGTCCTTCTGCTCACGGTACTGCTGCATATCCATCGTCTGCCCCTCAAGCATCTTGTGGGTTCCCTGCACAATCGGACTCAGCACCGTATTCATCGTTCCGAGTACCAGAGTCGGGAAAAGCATGATGCAGATGCCTATCGCAAACGGGCGCAGAAGCGGATACACGTCTATCGGTTCGGCACGGGCAAGCGACTGCCAGACACGGACGGCCACATAGAACAGGGCACCGAGTCCGGCAAGTCCCTTGGCTACATCCAGCATATCCTCACAAAGGGGCATCATTTCATTGTAAAGGCTCTCCAGAATGGTATGGAGATTCGAGAAATCCACGGATAACAATACCATAGGCTACCAGTATTTGGAGGTGTCATTGCCATAGAGCTTCAGGACACGGTCAAGGTCATTCTTCTTGCGGGCACGCAGAAAACTCACGGCTATATTCCTGTTCGTATAGTAATTCACGAGATTGCGGTAACGGCGCATACTGGCATAACAGTCATCCACCACGTCCATACGGTCCTTGTCGGTCATGGAAAGGGTGCTGACGTTGATTACCTGCCTGAGATCCTGCAACACCCCGTTGCTCTCTTCCAGAAGTTTGGTATAACCGAAAGCGATTGCATCCAGCTCTTCGGGAGAAAAGTTCTCGTCACCCAGCATCTTCTGGAAATTGGTCACGTAGATTTCCGACACGTCACCGACCATCAGGATAATCTCACTGACCTTACGGGCATCCTTCACCAGATTGTTGACGGACTTCAGGGCATCATAGTATTTCTTGTACTGCTGGTATATCTTCACCGTCTCCGCAAAATTCTGGGCGGTACTTGTCGCGGTTGAAGAGGTATGCACGATATTGTCCGACATGTTGATGATACTCTGGGCAAGGTTCCCCGGATCGGTCACCACCCACTGTGCCCGTATCTGTCCGGCAAGGAAAAAGGTTCCTGCACAAAGCAGCAGCAGTCTTTTTCTCATGGACGTACCTCCTTCCTTACATAGTCACCGTTCGGAGAAAAGGTCAATACGTCAGCCGCCTCATTGTAGGCGATGTCTATGCGGTAGCCGGTATTGATGAACAGGTTACCGTTTTCTTCCACCAGCAGATAGGTTTCCGGCTTCAGCTTCCGTGTCTTTCCGCTGCGGGCGAAGACCGTCACCTTGCAGGCGTCCCCTTCCTTATATATAAGGACATCGGGCTTGCCTTCCACACTGCTCCATGAACCGCACAGGCGGTCACAGTCCTTGAACCTGCTTTCACTACAGCTCTGCAGCAGCAGTGATGCCGCCCCGATCAGGCAGGCGGCCAGTCTGTACAACTGTCTGTTTTTCATGTCTTGTCTTTTTTAATGATGTTGTTCTTGTTTTACTGAATCTCTCAAAGTCCCATCTTGCGTCTTTTTGGCTTCGGGCTGACCGGGATGTGGACTTTTCTATATGACTTGTGTTCTTTTTCCTTGGTGTTATCATCAACTGCCGTCTTACGACCTGTCAGTCTGTCAAGTCTTGCATTAAGTTCTTTACATGCCTTCCTAGCCTGTTCCTTTTTGACTGCATCAGAGGAATATCGGTCAATGCCATATCTGACAAGGAAATCCCTGAATACAAAGAGATTGTCAATATTCTTGGGATCTGCAGCTATACTCTCCAGTTTTTTAAAGTCCCTGTATAATTTGTCAATATAAGGAGCAGGAGGACGGGGGCATAGTCTCTCAAAAATATTCTCAACGGTATGTTTCAGTTGTGCATCAAGCTCTACAATATCAGGAACCTCACATTCCAGCCTTTTCAACCTGTATTCAGCAGGCTCCAGCCTTTCAAGCTGATGATACAACTCATAGTCTTCAGAGAATCCGTAATATTCACGGATCTCCTTCGGTATGTCCCATCCGTTCATCAGGGACCAGTAGAGACATTCAATTATCTCATTACGCTTTCTTTCATCAGATTCAAAACTTTCATTCATAACCGTCATGCTTTACCATTTGACATTTTCCTTTCCCTTCTCATTTCCGCAATGCGTTTCACGGCCAGTTCCAGATTTCCGCCCAGTTCCTTGGCCAGCTTCTGCAATTCCAGCTTTTCCGACTCTTCCGTGGTATATACGGCATATTCCTCATCGCTGACTTCCGTGGCATACACGGCAGAATGGGTACCGCCAAGACCGATCCAGACCTCACGGTAGAAACGTCCGGGATGGTTGGCCTGGTTAATGGACAGGATCTGTCCGCGTTCCTTGTCGGTCAGTCCGAGAAGCCGCTGGATATGGTCGAACTTGTTCATGTATTTCCGCTGGTCAAGAAGAATCTTGCAGTCACTGTTGTTGATGATAGCTTCCTTCACGACAGGGGAACTGATGATGTCATCCACTTCCTGGGTGACCACCACGGCCTCCCCGAAATATTTTCTGACGGTCTTAAAGAGATACTTTATGTACTCACTCATATTGGCTGACATAAGGGCTTTCCAGCATTCCTCAATGAGTATCATCTTGCGGATGCCTTTCAAACGGCGCATCTTGGTGATGAAGGTTTCCATGATTATCAGCGTGACCACGGGCAGAAGTACCTTGTTTCCGCTGATATTGTCCAGTTCAAATACGATAAAACGTTTGTTGGTAAGATCCAGTTCCTTGTCCGAATTAAGCAGGAAATCATAATCACCGCCACGGTAGAACGGTTCCAGCACGTTCAGGAAACCGTCGATGTCAAAATCCTTCTCACGGACTTTCTTCTCCTCAATCATCCGGCGGTAGTCATCACGCACAAACTCGTAGAATCCGTTGAAATCGGGTCTGACATCCCTGTTTTCCGTTATCCTGCGGATATATGCGTTCACCGCTCCCGAAAGGGCCACTTCTTCCGAACGCCTTGGGGCTTCATCCTCACGTTTCCAGAGTGTGAGTATCAGTGTCTTGATGCTTTCACGCTTTTCAACGTCAAATTCCCCGGAATCCGTATAGAACGGATTGAAGGCGATGGGATTGTCCTCCTCATAGGTGATATAGATACCGTCCTCGCCATGTGTCCGGTCATGAATCAGGCTGCAAAGTCCCTGATAGCTGTTTCCGGTATCCACCAGCAGGATATGGGTACCCTGTTCATAATACTGGCGGACAAGGTGGTTCGTAAAGAAGGATTTACCGCTGCCGGAGGGACCGAGTATGAACTTGTTGCGGTTGGTGATGATTCCCTTGCGCATGGGCAGGTCACTGATGTCCAGATGAAGCGGTACGCCGCTCTGCCTGTCCGTCATACGGATACCAAACGGGCTGGGCGAACTGCGATAATTCGTTTCCGAAGCAAACAGGCAGACAGCCTGTTCCAGAAAGGTATAGAAACTTTCCTCAGCCGGAAAATCGCCCGCATTGCCTGGAATACCAGACCAGTACAGCACCGGAGTATCTATCGTGTTGTAATGAGGTACGCATCCCATCAGGGCAAGCTGGCTGCCGGTATCGTTCTTGATACGCCTTAACTCTTCCTCGTCTTCCGCCCAGGCCAGTACGTTACAGTGGCACCGAACCGGAACAAGCCCTTTCGTATGCGCCTCGTCCAGATACATTTCTGCCCATTCATAGTTCACGGCATTGCTGCGGCTGTATTTCGACAGGGACAGCATGTTGCGTGAAGTCTTTTCCATGCGTTGCAGGATTTCCTGCGCGTCATCGATAAACACGTACTGCGAATAGACATGGTTGCATGAAAGCAGAAGTCCTACCGGAGCCGCAAACGAAAGACGGCAGTCGCTACGGTCAGTGGACAAG
Proteins encoded in this region:
- the traM gene encoding conjugative transposon protein TraM, with product MEKEKVKKVMERLMKPFRLRSSKDRKPLSEEQKRKRARFVVYPLMFLLCLGSFYLIFSPSGQERERQDKGQGFNTEIPSPEDIRLEGNKKDAYEKALMEQESRKRKTFFEAAESMFAKEERKDSVRLPDNIPPERQTNTETETEKGNAGPVSSSAGAYREMNRTLGSIYEPRTDPEKERLLERIEELERMQQQQQKQEPLSGMEEKMALMEKSYELAAKYNNRQAVETPSPVRKAEDKKAIPVKQVHNEVVSSLSRPMSDEEFISAFSGERNAGFNTAVGRKTVTEGNTIAACVHGTQTVSDGQALRLRLTEPMSVAGRFIPKGTVLVGGTRIRGERLEIMVNAVEYKGTILPVELEVYDLDGQQGILVPGSLEYDAAREIAANMGTSMNSSINISTDAGAQIASDLGKGVIQGVSQYISKRMRTVKITLKAGHRVLLHSPEK
- the traK gene encoding conjugative transposon protein TraK: MEFKSLTNIESSFRRIRLMLAVFVGCCTLVTVFALWNSYRFAEKQREKIYVLDGGKSLMLALSQDLSQNRPAEAREHVRRFHELFFGLSPQKDAIEHNINRALQLADKSAYHYYVDFAEKGYYNRLISGNINQVVRVDSVVCDFSGYPYRARTYARQMIIRESNVTERSLVTDCQLQNTSRSDDNPNGFIIEHLTILENKDIRSVER
- the traN gene encoding conjugative transposon protein TraN; the protein is MKKILMMFALLLGVSAAWAQQSSGDYYEGLTRKIGFSQMIPPHGLEITYDKTVHVIFPAPVKYVDLGSTNLIAGKADGAENVIRVKATTRNFREETNMSVITEDGNFYTFNVKYADEPLLLNVEMCDFIHDGESVNRPNNAMEIYLTELDNESPRLVRLIMKSVYENDKRRIRHIGCKRFGIQYLLKGVYTHNDLLYFHTQVKNSSNVPFDVDFITFKVVDKKVMKRTAMQEQVIYPLRAYNYVTRVNGRDSECTVFALPKFTIPDDKKLVVEMYEKQGGRHQSFEVVNEDLVRAETINELKVR
- a CDS encoding DUF4141 domain-containing protein, which produces MRKRLLLLCAGTFFLAGQIRAQWVVTDPGNLAQSIINMSDNIVHTSSTATSTAQNFAETVKIYQQYKKYYDALKSVNNLVKDARKVSEIILMVGDVSEIYVTNFQKMLGDENFSPEELDAIAFGYTKLLEESNGVLQDLRQVINVSTLSMTDKDRMDVVDDCYASMRRYRNLVNYYTNRNIAVSFLRARKKNDLDRVLKLYGNDTSKYW
- the traJ gene encoding conjugative transposon protein TraJ, translated to MVLLSVDFSNLHTILESLYNEMMPLCEDMLDVAKGLAGLGALFYVAVRVWQSLARAEPIDVYPLLRPFAIGICIMLFPTLVLGTMNTVLSPIVQGTHKMLEGQTMDMQQYREQKDRLEREAMLRNPETAYLVSDEEFDRQLDELGWSPDAMATRMGMYMEVGMYNLEKNIRDAFRSLLELLFAAASLLIDTVRTFFLVVLSILGPIAFAFSVWDGFQSTLSQWFTRYISVYLWLPVSDLFSCMLAKIQVLMLQSDILELQNNPNYSLDNSNSVYVIFMLIGLIGYFTVPTVAGWIVQAGGGGNYNRNINRTATKAGGFAAGVAGSGLGNIGGRLRGK
- a CDS encoding conjugal transfer protein TraO, which gives rise to MRTKVLYMLALLLVLSVGQADAQRILPRMQGVEMRGGMASDNGYYMGMTLSSYAKSGNKWVYGAEYLHMKHGYRHVTIPSAQFTAEGGYYLNFLSDAGKVFFLNLGGSALAGYETVNWSDKKLYDGATLKNGDAFVYGCALTLEMELYLADRVALTASLRERFLWGGSLGHCHTQYGIGIRFMIN
- a CDS encoding reverse transcriptase domain-containing protein; protein product: MRSPEQVLKALKKHGKVSDYKFERLYRILFNEEMFHVAYQRIYAKPGNMTPGTDGKTINQMSLQRINKVIASLRDESYKPNPAKRIYIPKKNGKKRPLGIPSFEDKLVQEVVCMILEAIYEEVFANTSHGFRPNRSCHTALTHIQKTFTGTKWFVEGDIKGFFDNIDHNVLIATLRKRIADDRFLRLIRKLLNAGYIEDWRFHNTNKGTPQGGNISPILANIYLDNFDKYMEEYALRFNKGKERHITKEYKQFSGKMQGILKSIKNIQDADARLQLMDEYEKLRRERQKIESRDSMDETYRRLRYVRYADDFLIGVIGSKADCVKIKSDITKYMEENLKLELSQEKTLITNAQKPAKFLGFDVSVRKSDAVKRNKNNVPARYYNGKIVLKVAIETVRNKLEEYSAIRYKVENGRQVWFAKFRGNLMKKKIEDIVAAYNSEIRGFYNYYRIANNVAYALSKFGYIMEYSMYHTIAAKTNSTVSKIIDKYKVGNDIIVPYHDAKGNLRHRKFYNEGFKRKPPMYYAEVNDLSYTIAIPQPTLTERLEARTCELCRKVGPVVMRHVRKLNQLKGKTECDRLMLEKHRKTLVVCEKCYAQIHNHAK
- a CDS encoding DUF3876 domain-containing protein — protein: MKNRQLYRLAACLIGAASLLLQSCSESRFKDCDRLCGSWSSVEGKPDVLIYKEGDACKVTVFARSGKTRKLKPETYLLVEENGNLFINTGYRIDIAYNEAADVLTFSPNGDYVRKEVRP
- a CDS encoding TraG family conjugative transposon ATPase gives rise to the protein MRSVLKTCDLEDRFPILAVENNCIVSKDADITVAFEVELPELYTVTATEYEAIHGTWVKAMKVLPNYSVVYKQDWFVKENYRSEGDGTESFLSRSYERHFNERPYLRHRCFLYLTKTTRERARRRSDFSTLCRGYILSKEITDWDSVVKFLEAVEQFERIMNDSGHVRMKRLRTEEVVGTEECPGLIERYLTLGMEDTHPVLQDICLDPERMRIGDKRLCLHVLSDTEDLPGSVGTDMRYERLSTDRSDCRLSFAAPVGLLLSCNHVYSQYVFIDDAQEILQRMEKTSRNMLSLSKYSRSNAVNYEWAEMYLDEAHTKGLVPVRCHCNVLAWAEDEEELRRIKNDTGSQLALMGCVPHYNTIDTPVLYWSGIPGNAGDFPAEESFYTFLEQAVCLFASETNYRSSPSPFGIRMTDRQSGVPLHLDISDLPMRKGIITNRNKFILGPSGSGKSFFTNHLVRQYYEQGTHILLVDTGNSYQGLCSLIHDRTHGEDGIYITYEEDNPIAFNPFYTDSGEFDVEKRESIKTLILTLWKREDEAPRRSEEVALSGAVNAYIRRITENRDVRPDFNGFYEFVRDDYRRMIEEKKVREKDFDIDGFLNVLEPFYRGGDYDFLLNSDKELDLTNKRFIVFELDNISGNKVLLPVVTLIIMETFITKMRRLKGIRKMILIEECWKALMSANMSEYIKYLFKTVRKYFGEAVVVTQEVDDIISSPVVKEAIINNSDCKILLDQRKYMNKFDHIQRLLGLTDKERGQILSINQANHPGRFYREVWIGLGGTHSAVYATEVSDEEYAVYTTEESEKLELQKLAKELGGNLELAVKRIAEMRRERKMSNGKA